One window of Pseudomonadota bacterium genomic DNA carries:
- the tatB gene encoding Sec-independent protein translocase protein TatB, producing MFDIGFWELLVVFVVALLVLGPERLPTAARQFGTWVRRIRGFLSTTQAEIERELRLAELEQQLRNSSTMNQLKEDTDLMNQRILPDKPESESRDTHR from the coding sequence ATGTTCGACATCGGCTTCTGGGAGTTGCTGGTGGTTTTTGTAGTGGCGCTGCTGGTGCTGGGCCCGGAACGTCTGCCAACCGCCGCACGGCAGTTCGGGACATGGGTTCGCCGCATCCGGGGATTCCTCTCCACCACCCAAGCCGAAATTGAGCGCGAGTTGAGACTTGCAGAGCTGGAACAACAACTGCGTAATTCCTCGACTATGAACCAGCTCAAAGAAGACACCGACCTGATGAATCAACGGATCTTGCCGGACAAGCCGGAATCCGAGTCACGAGACACGCATCGATGA
- the tatC gene encoding twin-arginine translocase subunit TatC produces the protein MTRSDPDEASLQEQPLIAHLVELRTRILRSVVAVLIVFVPLAFLADQLFTYLATPLLAHLPEGTSMIATEVTTPFLTPFKLAFMCAFFLTVPVVLWQAWGFIAPGLYQHERRFAYPLLVMSIFLFYAGVAFAYYVVMPLVFGFITQVVPDGVAMMTDIARYLDFVLTLFFAFGVAFEIPVVIILMVWAGIVTPGKLTKQRPYVLIGAFAVGMLLTPPDIFSQTLLALPAYLLFEIGIILARILVPGHREVDAQRDSGAP, from the coding sequence ATGACGCGATCCGATCCGGACGAAGCGTCCCTACAAGAACAACCGCTGATCGCACACTTGGTGGAGCTGCGCACCCGGATTTTGCGCAGCGTAGTCGCAGTGTTGATCGTGTTCGTACCCCTGGCCTTTCTTGCCGACCAATTGTTTACCTATTTGGCAACGCCTTTGCTGGCCCACTTGCCCGAGGGCACCAGCATGATCGCGACAGAAGTCACCACGCCGTTTCTCACGCCGTTCAAATTGGCATTTATGTGTGCGTTTTTTCTGACCGTGCCGGTGGTGCTATGGCAGGCATGGGGCTTTATCGCACCGGGTCTCTACCAACACGAACGGCGATTCGCCTACCCCTTGCTGGTCATGAGCATTTTTTTGTTCTATGCCGGCGTGGCATTCGCCTACTACGTGGTGATGCCATTGGTATTCGGCTTTATCACTCAGGTGGTACCCGACGGTGTGGCCATGATGACCGATATCGCCCGCTATCTGGATTTTGTGCTGACGCTGTTTTTTGCTTTCGGCGTAGCCTTCGAGATCCCGGTGGTCATCATTCTCATGGTCTGGGCCGGCATCGTGACGCCCGGAAAACTGACCAAACAACGCCCCTATGTGCTGATCGGCGCCTTCGCCGTCGGCATGCTGCTGACCCCTCCGGATATCTTCTCCCAGACCTTACTTGCCCTACCCGCTTACTTGTTATTTGAAATCGGAATCATCCTGGCGCGCATACTGGTTCCCGGTCATCGGGAAGTCGACGCACAAAGAGACAGCGGCGCCCCTTAA
- a CDS encoding pitrilysin family protein, translated as MTLRGHRLGIYLFSLMIVGCAGPSTMPEKNLTIDPESIDIPFTKKVLDNGLTVIVHEDHKTPIVNVTVWYHVGSKNERPGITGFAHLFEHLMFNGSENFDDDYFRPFEQVGATGMNGTTSRDRTNYFQSVPSPAVDLALWMESDRMGHLLGAIDQDKLEEQRSVVKNEKRQRESSPYGQVWELLATNTYPSGHPYSWTTIGSMDDLNAASLDDVREWFETYYGAANAVLVIAGDIDTETAFEKARYYFGDIPAGPPIVHPGRNIAPLDTHRRMVIEDRVAQPRIYITWNVPEWGSRDVSYLALGARILGGGRTSRLYRRLVEEAQVATEVSVSVGAAEIGSQLYAVASVRDGVALERVEALIQDEFARFLAEGPTADELERARMGIVSGFLRGIEHVGGFGGKAQVLAESEVFGGRPDAWRDELETLLSATPDDLIRAMDRWVGDGRFTLAVKPFPEYATEVSTADRSQLPDTGTPPDLDFPPLARATLSNGMSVVLARRPDTPVVEFRMLLDAGYAADPSEQPGLSSLTMAMLDEGTSRLSAQAFAAEKERLGASIWAGAGLDSAVVGLSALRDTVAPSLDLYAEMVRDPAFPEKELELLKRRRLAAIAQEKTQPSSLAMRLLPPLLYGADHPYGQPLTGTGREETVATVDVEDLRTFYERHVHPGHATLIVVGDVAMAELVPQLERVFGDWGEPAQAPIEVDVPGRVRPEAEKLYLVDRPDYEQSMIFAGQIMPPTGYEGDIALETANTLFGGMFTSRLNMNLREDKGWAYGAGANLPNAKGQRPWMIWAPVQRDKTAEAIGEMRAELAGIVGSKPIQGDELTKAQNNLTLKLPGQHETAGQVASSVESLIRYGLADDYYDHFVSQVRGLQPDEVQAEASRQIEVDRLIWVVVGDLARIEDEVRALGFEAVEVIDVDGRPVR; from the coding sequence ATGACTCTGCGTGGCCATCGGCTGGGGATTTACCTGTTTTCCCTGATGATTGTGGGATGTGCCGGTCCATCAACCATGCCTGAAAAAAATCTCACCATCGACCCCGAGTCCATTGACATCCCGTTTACCAAAAAGGTTTTGGATAACGGTCTGACGGTGATTGTCCATGAAGATCACAAGACACCGATCGTTAATGTCACCGTCTGGTATCACGTCGGATCCAAGAACGAACGGCCCGGAATCACAGGGTTTGCCCATTTGTTTGAACATTTAATGTTCAACGGTTCGGAGAATTTCGACGACGACTACTTTCGGCCTTTCGAGCAAGTCGGTGCCACGGGCATGAACGGCACCACCAGCCGGGATCGGACCAATTACTTCCAGAGCGTTCCATCGCCCGCGGTGGATCTGGCCTTGTGGATGGAATCTGACCGCATGGGTCATTTGCTGGGTGCGATCGACCAGGACAAGCTGGAGGAACAGCGTTCGGTGGTCAAAAACGAAAAGCGCCAGCGGGAGAGCTCACCGTACGGCCAAGTCTGGGAACTGCTGGCGACCAACACCTACCCCAGTGGCCATCCCTATTCTTGGACCACCATCGGTTCGATGGACGATCTGAACGCGGCTTCACTGGATGATGTTCGTGAGTGGTTCGAGACCTACTATGGTGCCGCCAACGCCGTGCTTGTCATCGCCGGCGATATCGACACCGAAACCGCGTTCGAGAAGGCCAGATATTACTTTGGCGATATCCCGGCCGGTCCGCCTATTGTTCATCCCGGACGCAACATCGCGCCGCTCGACACCCATCGTCGCATGGTCATCGAAGACCGTGTCGCGCAGCCGCGTATTTACATCACCTGGAATGTTCCCGAGTGGGGTAGCCGGGATGTGAGCTACCTGGCTCTGGGGGCACGTATTTTGGGTGGCGGTCGCACCTCCCGTCTTTACCGCCGTCTGGTCGAAGAAGCGCAGGTGGCAACGGAAGTCAGCGTCAGCGTGGGTGCGGCGGAGATTGGCTCGCAACTGTACGCGGTGGCCAGCGTGCGGGATGGTGTGGCGTTGGAGCGCGTCGAGGCGTTGATTCAAGACGAGTTCGCCCGTTTTCTCGCCGAAGGGCCCACAGCCGATGAATTAGAGCGGGCGCGTATGGGTATCGTATCGGGCTTCCTGCGGGGTATCGAACATGTGGGCGGTTTTGGTGGTAAGGCCCAGGTGCTGGCAGAAAGTGAAGTGTTCGGTGGTCGTCCCGATGCGTGGCGGGATGAGCTCGAAACCTTGTTGTCCGCGACTCCGGATGATCTCATTCGGGCGATGGACCGGTGGGTGGGCGACGGGCGTTTTACCCTGGCTGTCAAACCTTTTCCGGAGTATGCCACCGAGGTTTCTACCGCCGACCGCTCTCAGCTGCCCGATACCGGGACCCCGCCTGATCTGGACTTTCCTCCGTTAGCGCGGGCGACACTCAGCAACGGTATGAGCGTGGTGTTGGCGCGCCGTCCCGATACGCCGGTGGTCGAATTCAGGATGTTGTTAGATGCCGGTTACGCGGCGGATCCGTCCGAACAGCCGGGTCTTTCCAGTTTAACCATGGCCATGCTCGATGAAGGCACGAGCCGTCTTTCTGCGCAGGCGTTCGCTGCGGAAAAAGAGCGTTTGGGCGCCAGTATCTGGGCCGGCGCCGGTTTGGATTCCGCGGTGGTGGGCTTGTCCGCGCTTCGCGATACGGTGGCGCCTTCGCTGGATCTCTACGCGGAAATGGTGCGTGATCCGGCGTTTCCCGAGAAAGAGCTGGAGCTGTTGAAACGGCGTCGATTGGCGGCCATCGCCCAGGAGAAAACCCAGCCTTCTTCGTTGGCGATGCGCTTACTGCCGCCGCTGTTGTACGGTGCCGACCACCCTTACGGTCAGCCTTTGACCGGCACGGGTCGGGAAGAGACCGTTGCCACGGTCGACGTCGAGGATCTTCGAACCTTCTATGAACGTCACGTGCATCCGGGACATGCGACCCTGATTGTCGTGGGTGACGTGGCAATGGCTGAGTTGGTTCCCCAGTTGGAGCGGGTATTCGGTGATTGGGGTGAGCCCGCCCAAGCACCTATTGAAGTTGACGTGCCGGGGCGAGTGCGACCCGAAGCCGAAAAGCTCTATCTGGTGGATCGGCCGGACTACGAACAAAGCATGATCTTTGCTGGGCAGATCATGCCGCCCACAGGTTACGAGGGCGACATTGCTCTCGAAACCGCCAACACGCTGTTCGGCGGGATGTTTACTTCTCGGCTGAACATGAATTTGCGAGAGGACAAAGGCTGGGCCTATGGCGCTGGTGCGAACCTACCAAACGCCAAGGGGCAGCGGCCGTGGATGATTTGGGCGCCGGTCCAGCGCGACAAGACAGCGGAAGCCATCGGCGAAATGCGAGCCGAGCTTGCGGGAATCGTGGGAAGCAAGCCGATCCAGGGTGACGAGCTGACCAAGGCGCAAAATAATCTCACGCTGAAATTGCCGGGACAGCATGAAACGGCGGGCCAAGTGGCCAGTAGCGTTGAGTCCCTGATCCGGTACGGATTGGCGGACGACTACTACGATCATTTCGTCAGCCAGGTCCGTGGTTTGCAACCCGATGAGGTTCAGGCCGAAGCCTCGCGTCAGATCGAAGTGGATCGACTGATTTGGGTGGTGGTCGGCGATTTGGCGCGGATCGAGGACGAGGTGAGGGCCTTGGGATTCGAGGCGGTGGAAGTGATCGATGTGGATGGTCGGCCGGTTCGTTGA